The Virgibacillus siamensis sequence ATAATCCGACCATGCTTCGCACCCAGTGCCCGTGCAGCCAGTGTAAATTCCTGCGTCTTTAATTGAAGGGTTTGCCCCCTTACGATCCTGGCTTGACTAATCCAGCCCGTAAACATTATTGCAAAAATAATCGGAACAATGCCCGGTTCTAACACAACAATAAGCAAAATCATTAGCACTAGTTGTGGTATCCCAATCAGAATTTCAATAATTCTTTCCATAAATTCGTCGACTCTGCCGCCGAAATAACCTGAAATACCACCATAGATGACACCGATTATAATGTCACCGACACCGGCAACAAGTCCAATCAGCAAGGATACTTTTGTCCCTTCCCAAACACGAATCCATAAATCACGACCGAGTTTATCGGCACCAAACCAATAATTTTCTTCAACACTACGTGCTTCGTACATATCTATATCATCCTGATTAATGCCATCAAATGGCAGCCAGGACACACCTGAAAGCCAGGAGACTTTCGGAGGCAGATTCGAGCGGAGCAAATTTTGATCGTCAATCGTTTCCGCCGGACTAAAATACGGTCCAATAAATGCCATAGCAACAATTGCAAGGATAACTAATAACCCCGCCATCGGCGCTTTTTGTTTTCGAAGACGTCGAAAAGCATCCTGCGAAAAGCTAACACTCTCGGTGGCGATTTCCTCTTCTTTACCCGCTTCAATTTCAGCCGGTTCAAACATATCTTGGGTGATTTCATCTTTTGATAATGCCATTATGAATCGCCTCCTGCCAGTCGAATTCTAGGATCAATAATTCCATATACCAAATCAGTTAAAAAGATTGCGATAACGAAAAACAGCGCAAATAGGATTGTTGTCCCCATAATAACCGGGTAATCGTTTGTAAATATAGCATTTACAAATGCATCACCAATTCCCGGAATTGCGAAAATTTGTTCAATAACAAGTGATCCGGTCACAATGCTGGCAGTCGCTGGTCCAACAATCGTAACAATTGGAATCAACGCGTTACGGATGGAATGTTTTGTAATTACCGTCGACCTTTTTAGGCCTTTTGCCTTAGCCGTAACGATATAGTCAGACCCCATAACTTCTACCAATTCTGTCCTCATGTAGCGGGCAATAATCGCAACAAAACCTACCGCCAGTGAAATGACAGGCAGAACATGGTTCTGCCAACTCGTCCAATATGCGAGTGGAAGAATGTTTAACTTTAATGCAAAAACATACTGCAGCAGCATTGCAAATATAAAGGATGGTACGGAGATCCCCAAAACTGCAAACAGTGTGGTTCCATAGTCAAGGGCACCACCTTTTCTAAGCGCAGCAATTGCACCCAAAATAATACCGAACAATGTACCTACTATAACTGCTTCCAGTCCAAGCTGAGCCGAAACCGGTAATTTATTTCCAATAATTGTCCCCACAGAACGTCCATCATATTGGAAAGATATTCCAAATTGCCCTGTCAGCACATTTCCTAAATAACGCACGTATTGTACAGGCATCGGGTCATTCAGCCCATATTGTTCGTTTAATGCTTCAATTTGGGCTTCTGTTAATTTCGCGGCATTCTGGTATGGAGTACCGGGCAATAATTTAACAATCCCAAATGTTAGAGTTATGATGACTAGCATCGTAAGGCACATATATGCCACACGTTTTAAGATATATCCTACCAAATTCTCACACCTCCATAGTTTGTAGTTATATTTTCTAATTATTAGGACCAAAAGTCAATATAAAATTCTGCCATTTTTAAATATGAGCATTTTACTGCAAAAGAAAAACTTCGGCGCAAATCACCTTCACAAAAGGATTTTGAATAGGTATTCAATCTATTAAATTGTGTGATATTTTTCATGTTTATTTTTTAAGCGCTTTCATATTTTTGCGTTGTTCAAAATTTTCAGAGCAGAAAAAATAGAGGTGCGCACCTTGAAATACGCACCTCCCTTTCAATCCTTCGTAAAGCCGATTGACTTAACGTTTAATGTTTGTAAACTTTAGCCTCTCTAAAGTAGTATTCAATACCGAAACTTTGAGGTACTATACCTTCCACATAAGGCTTAATTACAATCGCTGCACCCGCCTGATACGTTGGGATAGTGTAAGCTTTTTCAATCAGAAGTTTTTCTGCTTCTTTCAGTGCTGCCCAACGTTCTTCCGGTTTTTGTTGTTTAGCAAGTTCGCGTGCCTTTTCAACCAGCTTATCATACTTTGGTCTTTCAAGGCCTACACCATCTGTATTCGGGTTACCTGAATACCAGTAGCCTAAGAATGTCATTGGATCCTTGTAGTCAGGGCACCAACCGGAACCTGCACCAATTTCCTGCTTATCATTTTGAGTATACTCAAGGTATGCGTTCCAAGGCAATTTCTTGATGGTAACTTTCAAACCTTTCAGCTGTTCAAGCTGGTTCGCCATGTATTCACCCATTTGTGCGGATGTATCACCATCTGTAGTTGCATATTCAACTTCAAGTGTGTCTATTCCCAGTTCTTTCTTCGCTTCTTTCCAAAGTCCTTTTGCTTCCTCTACTCCGCCAGGGAGATAATCTTCTACACCTTCACGGAAGTCTTTTCCATCCGGCCCAGTTGCAAGACCTTTAGGTACGATGTATTGAGCTGGAATAGAACCATTGTTCAGCAATACATTTGTTAAACCTTTTCGGTCAATAACCATGGACATGGCCTTACGAAGTTTTTCATTTTTAAATTCAGGTACATTATTCGCATTCAAAGTCCAGTAGAATACACAGTTTTTAGGTACCTGCTGGAAATCAGGTTTATCTTTCCAGGCATTTACCTGCTCTGCAGACAGTCCATCCATTTGAATTTCATCTGATTTGTAAAGACTCAACTGAGTATTCTTTTCCTTTACCACTTTAAATGTTGCTTTTGTAATATTAACTTCATCTGCTGCATAGTAATCTTTATATTTTTCCAGTGTCCAACCAACACCGTGATCCCATTTTGTAAGTTTATATGGTCCAACGGTTAGCAAGTTTTCAGGTTCTTTCGCAAACTTGTCACCTTGCTTTTTAACGAAGTCTTCATTTAACGGACCAAACTTATTAAATGACAATAAACTTGTAAAGAACGGGATTGGTGATTCCAATTGTACCTGCAATGTATGTTTATCAACTGCTTTAACGCCCAGCTTTTCTACCTTGCCGTAAATATCACTATCCTCATTCATGATCTTGTCGGCGTTTTTAACATTTGCAACGCCCATAATGTAAGCATATTCAGATTTTGTGTCAGGATCAATCAACCGTTGCCAAGCATATACAAAGTCACTTGCAGTCAATGGATCTCCGTTAGACCATTTAAGGTTTTCACGTAATTTAAACGTGTATGTTAAACCGTCTTTACTAACCTCAGGCATATCTTTCGCCATTTCAGGCACCATTTCTTTATTCTTAAATGTTATTAGACCTGGGTGAGTCCTTTGAATAACCTCCGCAGAAGTTGTATCAGTTGCGACAGAAATATCAACTGATGGTAAATCAGACCCACGGACAAAATGCAATACTTGTTCTCCCGCCAATTCTTTGCTTGCGGATGACTTTTCACCATCATCGCCGCCGGAAGAACTGTCAGATCCACTCTCGCCGGAATCACCGCCGCTACATGCTGCAAGCACCATACCGAGCGCTAACAACAAAGCAGCAACAAATGACCACTTAAATTTCCCCTTGCTCATAAATTTGACCCTCCTCAAAATATTATGTGTCTCGCAGACAATCCTCTTCTAATATTCATCTTTGTTTGAAAATTGTCTACATAAGCATTATACAAGTATTCACACTTTTTTGCATTAGTTTTTTTTGATAATTTTAAAAAATGCCTATCAGGTTACGTTTCCGCAACAAAAAATAGGTCTTTTTACCCATGTATTTTATAGTGACTTCAGCAAGCTTTTTAATACTTTCTATCAGAACCAATGGAAAATTGTAGTGATTTTTTTTAACCGATTTGATAAGATATTAGAAGAATTGAGGTGATTTTTTGGGTAATAAACTTTTTACAGGCACTTTTATAACGGGGGTTGTTTTAAGCCTTGCACTCTCCTATTTTATATACAAATCCTTTACATTACTTGCGCTTATTAATGCAACTTTTATAGTCAGTTTGTTCTATTTAATCTTTGGTTCTGCATTATTTTTAGTTCAAACCGGGTTTTTTAATGGTATTACGTACAGCTTCAAGCGCTTTTTCCGGCGAACCAAAAAAATTGATGAAATGATTTATGAAGTAAATCCACAGTTGGAAGAGGATAGCTACCTGCCTAAAGATCATTATTTTCCAATTTGTTATCCGATCCTGATTGCCGGTGGTGTATTCTTTATCATAAGTCTCATTGCCGCGTTTATGATTTAGGTTTTCTTATCTGCTGAATTCACCATACAAAAAGCGGAATTGCACGTTATATACAAGATTCCGCTTTAGCAATGTTTATTTAAATTATTCTGAGCAGTGATCCATAACGCACACCTTTTTTATGACACTTTCTCAAAATCCGCTTTTGTCAATTCCGGCGTTGCTTTCCTCTCAATCAAAATTGCATCTTTTCGTAATTTACGAACGCGTGTATCTTTGATTAATGCCTGTTTCATGCCCTCGATCATATAATTCATTGCCAGAATGGTTATAGCAAATGCTCCAAGTGGTACCAGCGGCAGCCATGGCTGGATATCAAGATATGCGTAAGAATAACCAATCAGTCCGGACCATTCTGCTGTTAATGATTCAAACCCATTATCCATCAGATGATGTTTCAATGTTCCGCCCAGAAATAGTTTCAATAAGCCAAGATGCACAAGCAATACAAGCACCTGAATCACCTGTTGGCCGAAATTAATCCAAAGTTTCGGGGCTAAGTGCGGCATGACGTGCTTTTTCAGAGTATGCCAGCGTCCGGCACCAATCACACGTGCCCCTGTAATAAACTCACGCTCCAGAATCATTTTCGTTTCATTTCCAATCAGAACAGAGATTGTCGGCAGTGCAATAATGACAAAAATGAGCAGTTCAAAGACCATCCGTTCCCAGAACCCTTCCGTAAATGTCCGGGTAAATTCATCCTGGATCAATACAGGCTTCAATATGACATAAGCAAGCAAGGCTGTCGGCAAATATTGAAATGCCTCCGTCAATCCGGTAATAAATTTGTTGGCCCGCTTTAGAAAAAACGCATAAAACAGGCCAATTCCGGTTGAAAAAATCATTCGTAAAACCGCGGCAACAAAGGCAAATCCGATTGTCATCTTTGCTCCTTTTAACAACAAATATAAATAATCCTTGCCAAAACGATCCGATCCCAAAGGTGGAAGTTCGGATGGGCTATGCGGTGCAGCCCCGGTAAGTTTATGATCTTCATAGAGCAGATCATATTCCGGTACCGGAGCACCATAAAACCAATGGATCATACTGGCGAGAAACAATAATGCAATATAGGAAAATCCGATAACAAACAGCGGCTTCTTAAACAGTTCCTTTATCATTACAACACCACCTTTTGTACAGCAACTTTTTCAATGATGAATTGCCCGATAGACATGATGATAAAAATTGGCACAAAAAGAAGGATGATTCCAATTGTAAAAATTTGCGGAGTCGGTAATGAGATCATAAATTGGATTAAACCGCTGATAGCAAAAATATATTCCACCACCAGCAGATTGGACAACATAATCCAAAGAATGAATTTGGAATGCAGAAAAATACCCATAATCGCATTGCGCAAAATATGCTTCAGCAAAACCGCATAGTGCTTCAACCCTTTCGCTTTGGCGAGTTCCACGTACGGCTGTTCCGACTCTTCTTCCAAATCCAGTATAAAGATACGATACATGAAAATGGTCGGCAATATACTTAACGCGATAATCGGCAATGTATATGGCTGATGGTCGCCATATTCAGCAATATAGAACATTAAAATCCCCGTTTTCTGGTACATCCAAATAACTGCTATCTGAAAAATTGCTATGACGAGGACATCCGGCAGTGACTCCAGGGAGAATAATATAAATTTAGTCCCATCAATCAATTTTCTTGGAAGCAGCAGCGTAACATAGGCAAAAACAATCGCTGCAAGAAAAGCGATAAAAAAAGAACCAAACAACAATGTCATGGAATATGCCCATGGGTCAAGTATTTTCGGAAATAATGACCGGGAGATTCCCTCAATGGTATACGTCCACTCCCACGGACGGACAATGTCTGGTATTATAGCTGTCAATTGGCTGAAATAGGAACCAAAGTCAAGATGAACCCCATTAAAAAGTGCTGGTAAAGACCCTATCAAAAAAATCCCTATTAAACTTAAAATAAATTTCACACCTGTCCGATATGTAAAACTTCCCATTTTTTAACCCCCCTGCAAACTCTACCATTTCTTTATACCTACATACTAACATAATTCGGATGAATTTTTTAAATATTAGTTCAATAGATATTGTTGAAATTTTTATTGTCATTATTCTAAAATATAGTACAATTGATTTTATAAGCTGGCACAGAAAAGGGGGAATACTGCAATGAAAAACATCTTATTTGCAGCTGCGTTAGTTGCGGTTCTGGCTTTGGCTGCCTGCTCTTCGGACAACCAGACTGCAAGTGACGAAGGAACAAACAGCGACAGCCAGTCTGAAACATCACAAAATGAACAACAGGATAAAAATGCGAAACAAGATAAGCAGGAAGAAGATAAAAAAAATGAAAATACTACAGATTCAAAAGAGGCACCTGCCCAGTATCAGGTTTTCATTGAAAAAACGAAATTCAAATTTAAACAGCAAAAAAAGGAGGATGTACACTTTAAAGTATCCAAGAATGGCGAGCCATTTAGTGGTGGTGAATTGGGATTACTCATAAAACTGCCTATTGGCGATTTGCCCTATCAAGTGGAGAAATTAAAAAATGGAAAATTTGTTAGTAAAGTTCAAGTCCCGGAATCAGGCGTGTATGACGCCAAAGTCTTCAAAATGGAAGACAATGAAAGGAAGATTCTTGGTCAGTTTCGATTGTCATTTGAAAAGTAATGTAAATGGATTTATCCAAGCCTTTTGTAACTTAAAAAGCCCGTAACGGTACCGACCGTCACGGGCTTTTTAAGTTATTTCGTCTTCAATTTTTCCAGCATGTCCTTTGTCATACCTTCTAAATTATACACCGGGGCAAATCCCCACTCTTTCGAAGCTACTGTTGAATCGATACTGTCCGGCCAGCTATCGGCAATTTCCTGCCGTACCGGGTCCACGTTGTAGGATATTTCAAAATCTGGTATATGCTTTTTGATTTCCCTCGCAAAATCATCCGGAGCAGCAGAAATAGAGGAAATATTGAACGCATTACGGTGTTCCAGTTGATCCGAATCTGCTTCCATCAATTTCATAATTGCATTCAATGCATCCGGCATGTACATCATGTCCATATATGTATTTTCAGCAATATAAGAAGTGTATGATTTATTTTTGAGAGCTTCATAATAAATTTCCACTGCATAGTCAGTCGTACCGCCGCCTGGTGGAGCGACATAGGAAATCAGACCAGGAAAACGGACGCCGCGAGTATCTACACCAAAACGACTGTAATAGTAATCACAAAGCAGTTCTCCTGCCACTTTGTTGACCCCATACATCGTTGTGGGACGTTGAATTGTATCCTGAGGTGTATTTTTCTTTGGTGTTGCCGGACCGAACGCGCCTATAGAACTTGGTGTGAAAATTTGCAGGTTAAGTTCCCGGGCAACTTCCAAAGCATTCATCAGCCCGCCCATATTTAAATCCCATGCTTTCTGCGGAATAGCCTCCGCTCTTGCTGACAAAAGTGCTGCCAGATGCATAATTGTATCCACTTCATATTTTTTGGCAACCGAAAATAAATCTTCGGCGTTCGTTACATCAACTATCTCGAATGGACCATCTTCATTCATATTTTCTTTAATATCTGTGGCAACTATATTAGAAGTACCATAGTTTTCTCTTAATGTTGTAACAAGCTCCGAGCCGATTTGACCCTGTGCGCCTGTAACCAAAATCTTTTTCATAAGCTGTTTTACCTCCACCATCAAATCAAAGTCTCATCCGGATTAGATGAGACCCATTTCTTTTCCAACTTTTTCATATACAGCGATTGCTTCATCGAGCATTTCCTTCGTATGTGCAGCGGTCGGCATGTTGCGGACGCGCCCTGTACCTCTTGGCACAGTCGGGAAAACAATCGATTTTGCGTAAACACCCTCTTCATACAACCGTTTACTGAACTTTTGCGCATTCTTTTCGTCGCCGATAATGCATGGTGTAATTGGTGTTTCGCTGTTTCCAATATCAAAACCGAGTTTCTCCAGACCAGCCTTCAAATAATCACCGTTCTCCCATAGCTTTTCATTGAGATCGGTTGATTCAAGCAGCAATTCAACTGCTTTCGTACTTGCGGCTGCGTCCGCCGGTGTTACTGCCGTTGAGAACAAAAATGGACGTGAACGAACTTTCAGCCAGTCAATCAATTCCGCTTTTCCAGCGACATATCCACCGATGACACCAATTGCTTTTGACAATGTTCCCATTTGAAAATCCACTTTATCCTGCAGATTAAAATGCTTAACAGTTCCGGCTCCATTACCAAGCACTCCTGAACCATGGGCATCATCAACATACGTAATCAAATCAAATTCCTCGGCAATTTCTACAACTTCCGGCAATTTGGCAATGTCACCGTCCATGGAAAAGACACCATCGGTTATGACCATTATTTTATTGTATTGTCCGGATTCAACGGCATTTTTCGCCTTTTGCCGCAGATCGTCCATATTAGAATGTTCGAATGGAATAATCTTCGCCTTGGATAGTCTGCATCCGTCAATAATCGACGCATGGTTCAATGCATCGGAAAGAATCGCATCGTTTTTATCCATAACCGCTGAAATTGCGGCCATATTACAGTTAAAACCGGACTGGAACGAAATAACCGCCTCCGTTCCCTTAAATTCCGCAAGCTTCTTTTCCAATTCTATATGTAAATCCAGTGTGCCATTAATCGTGCGGACAGCACCTGCACCTACCCCGTGCGAATCAACTGCTTCCTTGGCAACTTCCTTCAAACGTTCGTCCGTTGCGAGTCCAAGATAGTTATTGGAAGAAAGGTTAATCAGTTTTTTCCCGTCAAGCGTAATGACCGGACCATTTGCCCCTTGCACTGGATCGATTTCATTGTAGAGACCGCGTTGTTTTAAATCATCAATATTTTCCTCGAGAAATGTATGCAGTACTTTACTTGTCATTCAAAATTTCCTCCCTTATTTTAACTAGACATACACCGTTAATAGTTTAACATATCAAGTGTAGTATGTAATAATCCTATCCGAATCATGCAAATTTCTGCATGCGCTTTCAAAAAATTCCACAGAAAATGTTGCAAAAAATGATGGAAGAATCGTTTTAATTTTAATATACTAATGATAGATATACAAATTGGGGGAAAATTGCAGGATGAAGAAATTATTGATTGCCATCTTTCTGACGATGATTATCAGCTTTGGTATTATTGGTTACTCACAGTCTACTGATGATGCAAATGATATTGTGGAGCCGAAGCAGGATGCGGATCACAACACAATTGTGGTTAATTAATAGAGGAAGAAAGCAGAATTGGGAAAGCACCAAAAAGGTGCTTTCCTTTTTAAATTGCTGACTGTATTCTATTATTCTACGATTGTTACATCAACTGTACGTCTGCCCCAGTCATATGCTTCACTTTTTGTTGGGACATAAACATCTATTTTGTTGCCTTGGATTGCACCGCCGGTATCAGCAGCAGTAGCATAACCATAGCCTTCTACATATACTTTAGTACCTAAAGGAATAACATTAGGGTCAACTGCAATCACTTTTGCATTTGGATTAGCATTCAGATCCACACCTGTTGCAGTTACACCAGAGCATCCCGCGCAATCAGCAGTATAAGCTGTTGAAGATACTGTAATTGTTTTACCTTGTGGCTGCTCATTATTCTGTTGTGTAGTTTCGGCTGCTTCTGCAGTATTTTCTTCAGTTGTTGATTCACTTGCACTACTGTTATCTGCAGCCTTCTCATCAGCTGCCTCAGAGCTTTGTTCTTTATCCTCTGCAGGTGCGGATGCATCTTGTGCCTGGTTTTCACCACTTAGCTCGAGTGTCTGTCCAGGTACAATTACATATGATTCAAGGCCGTTCCAAGCCATTAAATCATCAACAGATACATTGTTTTCTTTTCCAATGCCGTAAAGTGTGTCGCCTTTCTTAACTTTGTACAATTCATTTATCATTAATTTTTGTTTTGGATGTATAACAGTTGATTTTAGGTCATTTGCTTCTTTTAATTCGTCGACAGTTGTGTCATACTCCTGAGCAATTTGCCAAAGAGTATCTCCTTTTTCTACTTTATACTCTGCTGCCGATGCAGTAGTTACAGTTGCGCCAGCAATAATGATACTAGTAGCAATTGCGGCTACCATTTTCTTCATGGGTGTTCCCTCCTTAAATTTCTGACAATGCTTATCCTATCACACAGGGATGGGCAATGCAGTTACAGGAAATTTAAGAGTCTGTTACAAGAGTTACCAATCTGGCAAAAGAATATTACAATTATAATAGAATTGTAACGAAAGGAACCTTTATTACAAAAAGACAGGCATTTTTGTAACAGGGATTTATTTGTAAATGCTGCTATGAGCGCGTTTTGTAAAAAGATTTGCCTTTTGTAACCAAAAACATTCCAGTAGCAAAAACGAGTATTGACAAAGCACCTGCCGTTAAAAATAAACGATCAAATCCGGCTTGAATTGCATTCGAAAGCATTTCTGACAGTTTATGCTGTATGTCGGGATCCGCAATCCGCGTTATTTTTTCGGCAAGGTCATTGTAATTGCTGCCAGTAAGATCTGCTGACACTTTATCGCCGTATGTATTTTGGATTAATGTTTCCGCTTTGGAAAACCCTCCTGCTATGAATGCCGCGTATAACGCAGGAAACAAGGTAAGTCCGATTTGTCGTGTCAGTGACAATGTCCCAAGTGCGGAACCTTGTTCATTTTCCCGCGCACTTTCGCCCGCAAGTACGTTCAGCGGTGCGCCAAGCAAAATACCCAATCCAACACCTGCTAATACACTTGCAATCGAAAAGGTCCAAAATCCTGTTACAAAAAACGGAAACATTACGAAACCGATACAGCCAATAACCCCGGAAAGGATGATCGTTTTGTCCGCACCTTGTTTGTCAGTCATGACCCCGCCCAAACCGGCACCGATTCCGGACGCAACAGCCATTGGTGTCAGCCAGTAACCGGCATTTGCAACCGGTACCTGCAACACCTGCTGAACATAAGACGGGATAAAGATAATCCCTGCCAGGAAACCGCCTGACAGTAAACCCAAAATAAGTGTAACCTGGAACAAACGGGTGCGAAGTAATGAATAGGCTAGAATCGGGTCTCCGCCGCGCTGCTCTAATTGATGTTCGTGGAACAGTAAACCGGCAAACAACAATATCCCAACAACAATAAATAAAAGAATGAAGATGCTGGATTCGTTGTTCATTCCCGTAATGCCATACATCATTGCTAATATCGCGAAACTGAGCAGGAGAATCCCCTTGTAGTCAAGTGCATTTGCCGTAGCCGATTTTGATTCCGGTATTGTGATGACCCCTGCAACAATCAGGAAAATAGCAATTGGAATATTAATCATAAACATCCACTGCCATGTTCCGGTAACATTCAAAATGATCGCACCGAGATTCGGGCCTATAATCGCCGATAGCCCGTGCATTCCTCCAAGCATCCCAAGTGCTTTTCCCTGCTTATCCTTTGGCATTGTCGCCAGTATGTGTGAACTTCCAATGATAAATATACCACCGCCGCCAATAGCCTGAATAAAACGGGACAGAAGCAGAATAGGGAATGACGGACTGATGGCAACCAGTAATGAGCCCACTCCAAAGAGGGCTATTTCGGTAACAAACAGCCGTTTTCTTCCATATTTATCAGATAGCTTGCCCACAATTGGTACACTGATGGCGATGCCAAGTGTATATATGGTGATACTCCATGCACCCCATGAAGCGGATACATTAAATGCATCGTTTATGGTTGTTAGTGCTGTACTGATTATTCCATTATCAAGCCCAGCCATAAAGACTCCAATTGTAAACAAGGTCAATGACCACTTATGTGATGAATTCATTTTTACATCTCCAGTACATATGTAAGCGGGCCATCCATAACGTGACCCG is a genomic window containing:
- the opp3C gene encoding oligopeptide ABC transporter permease, whose translation is MALSKDEITQDMFEPAEIEAGKEEEIATESVSFSQDAFRRLRKQKAPMAGLLVILAIVAMAFIGPYFSPAETIDDQNLLRSNLPPKVSWLSGVSWLPFDGINQDDIDMYEARSVEENYWFGADKLGRDLWIRVWEGTKVSLLIGLVAGVGDIIIGVIYGGISGYFGGRVDEFMERIIEILIGIPQLVLMILLIVVLEPGIVPIIFAIMFTGWISQARIVRGQTLQLKTQEFTLAARALGAKHGRIIRKHIIPNTVGMIIITMMFSIPNAIFSEAFLSFIGLGVPAPNASLGSLINEGFHQIQFHPYQALFPGVLISLLLLAFNVFGDGLRDALDPKMRR
- a CDS encoding ABC transporter permease, with amino-acid sequence MVGYILKRVAYMCLTMLVIITLTFGIVKLLPGTPYQNAAKLTEAQIEALNEQYGLNDPMPVQYVRYLGNVLTGQFGISFQYDGRSVGTIIGNKLPVSAQLGLEAVIVGTLFGIILGAIAALRKGGALDYGTTLFAVLGISVPSFIFAMLLQYVFALKLNILPLAYWTSWQNHVLPVISLAVGFVAIIARYMRTELVEVMGSDYIVTAKAKGLKRSTVITKHSIRNALIPIVTIVGPATASIVTGSLVIEQIFAIPGIGDAFVNAIFTNDYPVIMGTTILFALFFVIAIFLTDLVYGIIDPRIRLAGGDS
- a CDS encoding peptide ABC transporter substrate-binding protein, whose product is MSKGKFKWSFVAALLLALGMVLAACSGGDSGESGSDSSSGGDDGEKSSASKELAGEQVLHFVRGSDLPSVDISVATDTTSAEVIQRTHPGLITFKNKEMVPEMAKDMPEVSKDGLTYTFKLRENLKWSNGDPLTASDFVYAWQRLIDPDTKSEYAYIMGVANVKNADKIMNEDSDIYGKVEKLGVKAVDKHTLQVQLESPIPFFTSLLSFNKFGPLNEDFVKKQGDKFAKEPENLLTVGPYKLTKWDHGVGWTLEKYKDYYAADEVNITKATFKVVKEKNTQLSLYKSDEIQMDGLSAEQVNAWKDKPDFQQVPKNCVFYWTLNANNVPEFKNEKLRKAMSMVIDRKGLTNVLLNNGSIPAQYIVPKGLATGPDGKDFREGVEDYLPGGVEEAKGLWKEAKKELGIDTLEVEYATTDGDTSAQMGEYMANQLEQLKGLKVTIKKLPWNAYLEYTQNDKQEIGAGSGWCPDYKDPMTFLGYWYSGNPNTDGVGLERPKYDKLVEKARELAKQQKPEERWAALKEAEKLLIEKAYTIPTYQAGAAIVIKPYVEGIVPQSFGIEYYFREAKVYKH
- a CDS encoding DUF3899 domain-containing protein, which encodes MGNKLFTGTFITGVVLSLALSYFIYKSFTLLALINATFIVSLFYLIFGSALFLVQTGFFNGITYSFKRFFRRTKKIDEMIYEVNPQLEEDSYLPKDHYFPICYPILIAGGVFFIISLIAAFMI
- a CDS encoding ABC transporter permease, with the translated sequence MIKELFKKPLFVIGFSYIALLFLASMIHWFYGAPVPEYDLLYEDHKLTGAAPHSPSELPPLGSDRFGKDYLYLLLKGAKMTIGFAFVAAVLRMIFSTGIGLFYAFFLKRANKFITGLTEAFQYLPTALLAYVILKPVLIQDEFTRTFTEGFWERMVFELLIFVIIALPTISVLIGNETKMILEREFITGARVIGAGRWHTLKKHVMPHLAPKLWINFGQQVIQVLVLLVHLGLLKLFLGGTLKHHLMDNGFESLTAEWSGLIGYSYAYLDIQPWLPLVPLGAFAITILAMNYMIEGMKQALIKDTRVRKLRKDAILIERKATPELTKADFEKVS
- a CDS encoding ABC transporter permease subunit, translated to MGSFTYRTGVKFILSLIGIFLIGSLPALFNGVHLDFGSYFSQLTAIIPDIVRPWEWTYTIEGISRSLFPKILDPWAYSMTLLFGSFFIAFLAAIVFAYVTLLLPRKLIDGTKFILFSLESLPDVLVIAIFQIAVIWMYQKTGILMFYIAEYGDHQPYTLPIIALSILPTIFMYRIFILDLEEESEQPYVELAKAKGLKHYAVLLKHILRNAIMGIFLHSKFILWIMLSNLLVVEYIFAISGLIQFMISLPTPQIFTIGIILLFVPIFIIMSIGQFIIEKVAVQKVVL
- a CDS encoding NAD-dependent epimerase/dehydratase family protein; the protein is MKKILVTGAQGQIGSELVTTLRENYGTSNIVATDIKENMNEDGPFEIVDVTNAEDLFSVAKKYEVDTIMHLAALLSARAEAIPQKAWDLNMGGLMNALEVARELNLQIFTPSSIGAFGPATPKKNTPQDTIQRPTTMYGVNKVAGELLCDYYYSRFGVDTRGVRFPGLISYVAPPGGGTTDYAVEIYYEALKNKSYTSYIAENTYMDMMYMPDALNAIMKLMEADSDQLEHRNAFNISSISAAPDDFAREIKKHIPDFEISYNVDPVRQEIADSWPDSIDSTVASKEWGFAPVYNLEGMTKDMLEKLKTK
- a CDS encoding glycine C-acetyltransferase; translation: MTSKVLHTFLEENIDDLKQRGLYNEIDPVQGANGPVITLDGKKLINLSSNNYLGLATDERLKEVAKEAVDSHGVGAGAVRTINGTLDLHIELEKKLAEFKGTEAVISFQSGFNCNMAAISAVMDKNDAILSDALNHASIIDGCRLSKAKIIPFEHSNMDDLRQKAKNAVESGQYNKIMVITDGVFSMDGDIAKLPEVVEIAEEFDLITYVDDAHGSGVLGNGAGTVKHFNLQDKVDFQMGTLSKAIGVIGGYVAGKAELIDWLKVRSRPFLFSTAVTPADAAASTKAVELLLESTDLNEKLWENGDYLKAGLEKLGFDIGNSETPITPCIIGDEKNAQKFSKRLYEEGVYAKSIVFPTVPRGTGRVRNMPTAAHTKEMLDEAIAVYEKVGKEMGLI
- a CDS encoding LysM peptidoglycan-binding and 3D domain-containing protein, whose protein sequence is MKKMVAAIATSIIIAGATVTTASAAEYKVEKGDTLWQIAQEYDTTVDELKEANDLKSTVIHPKQKLMINELYKVKKGDTLYGIGKENNVSVDDLMAWNGLESYVIVPGQTLELSGENQAQDASAPAEDKEQSSEAADEKAADNSSASESTTEENTAEAAETTQQNNEQPQGKTITVSSTAYTADCAGCSGVTATGVDLNANPNAKVIAVDPNVIPLGTKVYVEGYGYATAADTGGAIQGNKIDVYVPTKSEAYDWGRRTVDVTIVE